The genome window CGGATCGATTCGCCTCCGGCGGCTCGTAAACGACTCTGCTCCGGCCAGCGACGAACTTCGGGCGATCTGGAACGAAGTCACCGCGGGCCGCGGCGCTTCGGTCGCGCTGCGGGTTTCGAACGATGTCGACACCCCACTCGCCTTCGGCTGGCTCTCTCCGACGGTCGTTGTCCCGGCCACGGTCGCCGCGGCGGACGCCCGGACGCTCCGGTTCTGCCTGGCCCACGAATGGTCGCATCTGGAACGGCGGGACCTCCCCGCGTGGGGTCTGGCGCGGCTCTGCCAGTTCGGACTGTGGTGCCAGCCCCTCTACTGGACGCTCCGCCGCGAGCTGCGGGTCTGCCAGGACATCCTCGCCGACAACCGGGCCGCCTCCGCCGGCGGAGATTCGATCGAATACTCCGAGCTCCTCGTCCGGTTCGCCCGGAACCGGATGGCGACTCCGCTCGCCGGAGCAATGGCGCTCCTCGATCGACCGAGCCAACTGACCCGCCGGGTGAAAATGCTCCTCGCCTCCGGACGCAGCCTGCGTCTCCGCTCGGGCGGACTGTTCCGCGCTCTCGCGGGGGCGGGGGTCCTGACGGGAGCGGTCCTGCTGAGCGCGGTCCGTCTCTCGGCGCTGCAGGCCGCCGACGGGCCCGAGAAGACTCCGGCCCCCGAGGCGAAACCCGAGACTCCCCCGGCGGAGAAGCCGAAAGACAAACCGGCCGAGGAGACGCTGCACTACGGCGGCGTGGTGGTCAGCAAGGGGACCGACAAAGGAATTCCGGGAGCGACGGTGACGGTCCGCCGGTCCAAGCTCACCGCACAGGAGAACTCGATCATCGAGGAGTCCCGCCACACGACGGACAGCGACGGCAAATTCCAGTTCGTCATCCCGCCGGAGCAGGTGGCGATCCCCTGGCTGTACATCGAGCTCGACGTCGAGCATCCCGACTACGCCGCGAAGAAGGGGCACGGCTACGCCCTCTCGATGATCCGCAAGAACGAGCCGCTGGGAGAGCGTCCCTTCTTCGAGAAGACGGAACTCAACCCCTCCGACCCCGTCACCGGAACGGTCGTCGATCCGGGCGGAAAACCTCTTCAGGGAATCAAGCTCCAGGGCTACTCCACATCCAACGCCGCCGATTTCCGGGAATACGGTTCCTTCACCGATACCGTGACCGACGAATCGGGCCGGTTCCGTCTCCCGATGATCAAAGGGGGCGTCGGCGTGATGTGGATCCTCCCCAAGGACTTCGCCAGCACCTCCCGGGCGATCCACAAGGATCGGGGCGAGCTCGGGACCATCACCCTGCGGCCTGGAGTGCGGACCGGCGGCCGGGTGATCGGCGTCTCCGGCGAGCCGGTGGCCGGGATCCCGGTGAACATCGAGTACCAGGGGGAGGGCAATGAGACCGTCAACGACCTCCCGGTCGCGACGTCGATCGTCCGCAGCGCCGTAACCGACAAGGAGGGACGGTTCGCCTTTGATCCGCTCCCCAGCGGTTCCTACCGCGTGATCCCGGACGAGCACCGCCGCGATCCGATCGACCGGGACCGGACCCAGTACAAGATCCCGGGGGTCTTCCTCCCGCTCACCGTCAAGCTCCAGGAAGGGACGGAGGCCGCTCCGATCGAGGTCCAGGCTGCGCCGCACGTCGTCTTCCACGCCCAGATCTATGACAGCAGCGGCAAGAAGTCGCGGGGGCATGAGTTCTTCCTGTTCGGCGAGATCGACAAGCAGTTCTGGTTCGGCCAGGGAAAACCCGACATGGAGGGGACGATCGCCATGGAGGTGCCGCACGGACTGCAGAACGTCCGGATTCAGCTCATGACCAACGAGCACGGGGCCTTGCGGTTCCGCCGCGGCAAAGGGAAAGAACTGGAGAACCGGAAGGACGACATCGAGTTCGGCACGCTGAACGAGGATGTCGAAGGCTTCGAGATCATCAAGTACAAGGCCCCGATCGTGATTGTGAAAGCGGTCGACGAGAACCAGGTCCTGGTCCCCGGATTCCGC of Planctomyces sp. SH-PL14 contains these proteins:
- a CDS encoding M56 family metallopeptidase, whose protein sequence is MTTAQLLVLTWMEWAAAGAVLLLVARLALGRITQPADRILLILMAFGTATMLPVLAMLAPIPAWRLGVVSSSRTEAIIAPAVSTDVPTAAMPRSSAPVAAAPPQRPSALDHTPGSSVASPAAVKTETSRPRSTFDLWSLAAGVLVTAYAGIAVVFAARWIAGSIRLRRLVNDSAPASDELRAIWNEVTAGRGASVALRVSNDVDTPLAFGWLSPTVVVPATVAAADARTLRFCLAHEWSHLERRDLPAWGLARLCQFGLWCQPLYWTLRRELRVCQDILADNRAASAGGDSIEYSELLVRFARNRMATPLAGAMALLDRPSQLTRRVKMLLASGRSLRLRSGGLFRALAGAGVLTGAVLLSAVRLSALQAADGPEKTPAPEAKPETPPAEKPKDKPAEETLHYGGVVVSKGTDKGIPGATVTVRRSKLTAQENSIIEESRHTTDSDGKFQFVIPPEQVAIPWLYIELDVEHPDYAAKKGHGYALSMIRKNEPLGERPFFEKTELNPSDPVTGTVVDPGGKPLQGIKLQGYSTSNAADFREYGSFTDTVTDESGRFRLPMIKGGVGVMWILPKDFASTSRAIHKDRGELGTITLRPGVRTGGRVIGVSGEPVAGIPVNIEYQGEGNETVNDLPVATSIVRSAVTDKEGRFAFDPLPSGSYRVIPDEHRRDPIDRDRTQYKIPGVFLPLTVKLQEGTEAAPIEVQAAPHVVFHAQIYDSSGKKSRGHEFFLFGEIDKQFWFGQGKPDMEGTIAMEVPHGLQNVRIQLMTNEHGALRFRRGKGKELENRKDDIEFGTLNEDVEGFEIIKYKAPIVIVKAVDENQVLVPGFRVSAAYPWGQQRYILEGEQRSDLSFEKQNDGRYRTSQMLPDEDVKFTVEAAGYETASETVRLPEGELKELVLTLKKAKEAPAAAPATPPADAKLPPPKPE